One region of Camelina sativa cultivar DH55 chromosome 6, Cs, whole genome shotgun sequence genomic DNA includes:
- the LOC104792478 gene encoding pentatricopeptide repeat-containing protein At2g36980, mitochondrial-like isoform X2, whose translation MSVSVRLTSKIASLARSGRIASARQVFDEMPERDTVAWNTMLTSYSRLGLYQEAMSLFTQLRISDAKADDYSFTAILSTCASLGDVSFGRKIQSLVIRSGYGASLPVNNSLIDMYGKCSDTLSANTVFRDMGNDGRNEVTWCSLLFAYMNVEQFEAALDVFVEMPKRVAFAWNIMISGHAQCGKIDSCLRLFKEMIEKSEFEPDCYTFSSLMNACGDSCNLVCGRMVHAVMVKNGWDSAVEAKNSVLSFYAKVGCRDDAMRGLESVEVLSQVSRNSVIDACMKIAETEKALEVFHLAPERNIVTWTTMIAGYGRNGDGEQALRFFVEMMKSGVDSDHFAYGAVLHACSGLACLGHGKMIHGCLIHRGFQGYAYVGNALVNLYAKCGDIKESNRAFGDIANKDLVSWNTMLFSFGVHGLADQALKLYDNMIVSGIKPDKVTFIGLLTTCSHSGLVEEGCSIFKSMVKDHGIPLEVDHVTCMIDMFGRGGYLAKAKDLATTYNSLVTKASNSSSWEALLGACSTHWHTELGREVSKVLKIAEPSEEMSFVLLSNLYCSSGRWKEAEDVRREMVERGMKKTPGCSWIEVGNQVSTFLVGDSTHPRLEELSETLYSIQSEMRNPETFWNLWI comes from the exons ATGTCTGTTTCGGTTCGTCTTACTTCAAAGATTGCGTCTTTGGCGAGATCAGGTCGCATAGCAAGCGCACGCcaggtgttcgacgaaatgcctgaaCGAGATACCGTAGCGTGGAACACTATGTTGACGAGTTATTCTCGTTTGGGTTTATATCAGGAAGCTATGTCTTTGTTCACCCAGTTGAGAATCTCTGACGCTAAGGCTGATGATTACTCGTTTACAGCAATCTTGAGCACTTGTGCGAGTCTAGGCGATGTTAGTTTCGGAAGAAAAATTCAGTCTTTGGTTATTCGGTCTGGATACGGTGCTTCGTTGCCGGTTAATAATTCGCTTATTGACATGTATGGTAAGTGTTCTGATACTCTTAGCGCAAACACAGTGTTTCGAGATATGGGCAATGATGGTAGAAATGAAGTAACTTGGTGCTCGCTTTTGTTTGCGTACATGAATGTTGAACAGTTTGAAGCTGCTCTCGATGTTTTTGTTGAAATGCCGAAAAGGGTGGCTTTTGCGTGGAATATAATGATCTCTGGTCATGCCCAGTGTGGAAAGATCGATTCTTGTTTAAGGTTGTTCAAAGAGATGATTGAGAAGAGTGAGTTTGAACCGGATTGTTATACGTTTAGTTCTCTGATGAATGCTTGTGGTGATTCATGTAACTTGGTTTGTGGACGGATGGTACATGCTGTTATGGTGAAGAACGGGTGGGATTCTGCGGTTGAGgcaaaaaactctgttttaagTTTCTATGCGAAAGTAGGATGCAGAGATGATGCCATGAGAGGGCTCGAGTCTGTTGAAGTATTGAGTCAG GTATCTCGGAATTCTGTTATTGACGCGTGTATGAAGAtagcagaaacagagaaagctcTTGAGGTATTTCATCTAGCTCCTGAGAGAAATATTGTTACTTGGACTACTATGATTGCAGGATATGGTAGGAATGGAGATGGAGAGCAAGCACTGAGGTTTTTTGTTGAGATGATGAAGTCTGGGGTGGATTCTGATCATTTTGCTTATGGTGCAGTTCTTCACGCTTGTTCAGGTTTAGCCTGTTTAGGACATGGAAAAATGATCCATGGTTGTTTGATTCATCGAGGCTTTCAAGGTTATGCTTATGTTGGTAACGCCTTGGTTAATTTGTATGCCAAGTGTGGAGATATTAAGGAATCAAACCGCGCGTTTGGGGATATAGCTAACAAAGATTTGGTATCTTGGAACACAATGCTTTTTTCATTTGGTGTCCACGGGTTAGCAGATCAAGCTCTAAAGCTCTATGACAACATGATAGTGTCTGGGATTAAACCAGACAAGGTGACATTCATTGGATTGTTGACAACTTGTAGCCATTCAGGCCTTGTAGAGGAAGGTTGCTCAATTTTTAAATCCATGGTTAAAGATCATGGAATCCCTTTGGAAGTAGATCATGTAACATGTATGATAGATATGTTTGGGAGAGGTGGATATTTAGCAAAAGCAAAGGACTTGGCTACAACTTACAATTCACTTGTCACTAAAGCTAGTAATAGTAGTTCATGGGAAGCTCTTTTGGGTGCTTGTTCTACACATTGGCACACAGAATTAGGCAGAGAAGTTAGCAAAGTTCTAAAGATAGCAGAACCAAGTGAAGAGATGAGTTTTGTTCTGTTATCCAACTTGTACTGCTCGAGTGGGCGGTGGAAGGAAGCAGAAGATGTAAGGAGAGAAATGGTTGAGCGAGGTATGAAGAAAACACCGGGATGTAGCTGGATCGAAGTAGGAAACCAGGTCTCAACTTTTCTAGTTGGTGACTCTACGCACCCTCGCTTGGAGGAGCTTTCTGAAACTTTATACTCCATTCAAAGTGAAATGAGAAACCCAGAGACGTTTTGGAACTTGTGGATTTAG
- the LOC104792478 gene encoding pentatricopeptide repeat-containing protein At2g36980, mitochondrial-like isoform X1, which translates to MSVSVRLTSKIASLARSGRIASARQVFDEMPERDTVAWNTMLTSYSRLGLYQEAMSLFTQLRISDAKADDYSFTAILSTCASLGDVSFGRKIQSLVIRSGYGASLPVNNSLIDMYGKCSDTLSANTVFRDMGNDGRNEVTWCSLLFAYMNVEQFEAALDVFVEMPKRVAFAWNIMISGHAQCGKIDSCLRLFKEMIEKSEFEPDCYTFSSLMNACGDSCNLVCGRMVHAVMVKNGWDSAVEAKNSVLSFYAKVGCRDDAMRGLESVEVLSQVSRNSVIDACMKIAETEKALEVFHLAPERNIVTWTTMIAGYGRNGDGEQALRFFVEMMKSGVDSDHFAYGAVLHACSGLACLGHGKMIHGCLIHRGFQGYAYVGNALVNLYAKCGDIKESNRAFGDIANKDLVSWNTMLFSFGVHGLADQALKLYDNMIVSGIKPDKVTFIGLLTTCSHSGLVEEGCSIFKSMVKDHGIPLEVDHVTCMIDMFGRGGYLAKAKDLATTYNSLVTKASNSSSWEALLGACSTHWHTELGREVSKVLKIAEPSEEMSFVLLSNLYCSSGRWKEAEDVRREMVERGMKKTPGCSWIEVGNQVSTFLVGDSTHPRLEELSETLYSIQSEMRNPETFWNLWI; encoded by the exons ATGTCTGTTTCGGTTCGTCTTACTTCAAAGATTGCGTCTTTGGCGAGATCAGGTCGCATAGCAAGCGCACGCcaggtgttcgacgaaatgcctgaaCGAGATACCGTAGCGTGGAACACTATGTTGACGAGTTATTCTCGTTTGGGTTTATATCAGGAAGCTATGTCTTTGTTCACCCAGTTGAGAATCTCTGACGCTAAGGCTGATGATTACTCGTTTACAGCAATCTTGAGCACTTGTGCGAGTCTAGGCGATGTTAGTTTCGGAAGAAAAATTCAGTCTTTGGTTATTCGGTCTGGATACGGTGCTTCGTTGCCGGTTAATAATTCGCTTATTGACATGTATGGTAAGTGTTCTGATACTCTTAGCGCAAACACAGTGTTTCGAGATATGGGCAATGATGGTAGAAATGAAGTAACTTGGTGCTCGCTTTTGTTTGCGTACATGAATGTTGAACAGTTTGAAGCTGCTCTCGATGTTTTTGTTGAAATGCCGAAAAGGGTGGCTTTTGCGTGGAATATAATGATCTCTGGTCATGCCCAGTGTGGAAAGATCGATTCTTGTTTAAGGTTGTTCAAAGAGATGATTGAGAAGAGTGAGTTTGAACCGGATTGTTATACGTTTAGTTCTCTGATGAATGCTTGTGGTGATTCATGTAACTTGGTTTGTGGACGGATGGTACATGCTGTTATGGTGAAGAACGGGTGGGATTCTGCGGTTGAGgcaaaaaactctgttttaagTTTCTATGCGAAAGTAGGATGCAGAGATGATGCCATGAGAGGGCTCGAGTCTGTTGAAGTATTGAGTCAGGTATCTCGGAATTCTGTTATTGACGCGTGTATGAAGAtagcagaaacagagaaagctcTTGAGGTATTTCATCTAGCTCCTGAGAGAAATATTGTTACTTGGACTACTATGATTGCAGGATATGGTAGGAATGGAGATGGAGAGCAAGCACTGAGGTTTTTTGTTGAGATGATGAAGTCTGGGGTGGATTCTGATCATTTTGCTTATGGTGCAGTTCTTCACGCTTGTTCAGGTTTAGCCTGTTTAGGACATGGAAAAATGATCCATGGTTGTTTGATTCATCGAGGCTTTCAAGGTTATGCTTATGTTGGTAACGCCTTGGTTAATTTGTATGCCAAGTGTGGAGATATTAAGGAATCAAACCGCGCGTTTGGGGATATAGCTAACAAAGATTTGGTATCTTGGAACACAATGCTTTTTTCATTTGGTGTCCACGGGTTAGCAGATCAAGCTCTAAAGCTCTATGACAACATGATAGTGTCTGGGATTAAACCAGACAAGGTGACATTCATTGGATTGTTGACAACTTGTAGCCATTCAGGCCTTGTAGAGGAAG GTTGCTCAATTTTTAAATCCATGGTTAAAGATCATGGAATCCCTTTGGAAGTAGATCATGTAACATGTATGATAGATATGTTTGGGAGAGGTGGATATTTAGCAAAAGCAAAGGACTTGGCTACAACTTACAATTCACTTGTCACTAAAGCTAGTAATAGTAGTTCATGGGAAGCTCTTTTGGGTGCTTGTTCTACACATTGGCACACAGAATTAGGCAGAGAAGTTAGCAAAGTTCTAAAGATAGCAGAACCAAGTGAAGAGATGAGTTTTGTTCTGTTATCCAACTTGTACTGCTCGAGTGGGCGGTGGAAGGAAGCAGAAGATGTAAGGAGAGAAATGGTTGAGCGAGGTATGAAGAAAACACCGGGATGTAGCTGGATCGAAGTAGGAAACCAGGTCTCAACTTTTCTAGTTGGTGACTCTACGCACCCTCGCTTGGAGGAGCTTTCTGAAACTTTATACTCCATTCAAAGTGAAATGAGAAACCCAGAGACGTTTTGGAACTTGTGGATTTAG